A window of Auraticoccus monumenti contains these coding sequences:
- the menD gene encoding 2-succinyl-5-enolpyruvyl-6-hydroxy-3-cyclohexene-1-carboxylic-acid synthase yields the protein MSAVEPGSEQPVSVRAAMVLVAELAALGVREVVLSPGSRNAPLAYAVEAADRAGLLRLHVRVDERSAGFTALGMARGSGAPVVLVTTSGTAVANLHPAVLEADHAQVPLVVVSADRPAAMLDTGANQTTRQVGLFAESVRVAARLAADERSLDALPAVARRLVLAARGDLSRTPGPVHLNLELDDPLTPTAPLDALPAGHPLRTTSAAPASITLPADDGTVVLVGDATPAAGAAARRLAEEAGVPLLSEPSGNARSGPSAVAGYRLLLDGPLGRGITRVVCVGHPTLSRPVTRLLSRRDVELVVLSDGSRWVDPGHRASSVAQAVSIPAGDGSWLDRWRTADRELGARLADLLAAEPWPNGPALAAAVAGSLGAADIWLLGSSQSVRDADLAPVWGASAPQVHANRGLAGIDGTVSTAVGLSLGTGRGVTALVGDLTFLHDANGLLIGPDEPRADVRVVVANDRGGAIFATLEQGRPELAAPFERLFGTPHRVDLRALAAAHGVKHRPVRDQDELTDLLSRRITGLEVVEVALDRSGRRDLDARIRALAP from the coding sequence GTGAGCGCCGTGGAGCCGGGGTCCGAGCAGCCGGTGAGCGTGCGGGCGGCGATGGTGCTGGTGGCCGAGCTGGCCGCCCTGGGGGTGCGGGAGGTCGTGCTCTCCCCGGGCTCGCGGAACGCCCCGCTGGCCTACGCGGTCGAGGCCGCCGACCGGGCCGGGCTGCTGCGGCTGCACGTCCGGGTCGACGAGCGCAGCGCCGGCTTCACCGCGCTGGGGATGGCCCGCGGCAGCGGCGCCCCGGTGGTCCTGGTGACCACCTCCGGCACGGCCGTGGCCAACCTGCACCCGGCGGTGCTGGAGGCCGACCACGCGCAGGTGCCGCTGGTGGTGGTCAGCGCCGACCGGCCCGCCGCCATGCTGGACACGGGCGCCAACCAGACCACCCGCCAGGTCGGGCTCTTCGCCGAGTCGGTGCGGGTGGCCGCCCGGCTGGCCGCCGACGAGCGGTCCCTGGACGCGCTGCCCGCGGTGGCGCGGCGGCTGGTGCTCGCCGCCCGCGGCGACCTGAGCCGCACCCCCGGACCGGTCCACCTCAACCTCGAGCTCGACGACCCGCTGACCCCGACGGCCCCGCTCGACGCCCTGCCCGCCGGTCACCCGCTGCGGACCACGTCGGCGGCCCCCGCCAGCATCACCCTGCCCGCCGACGACGGCACCGTGGTGCTGGTCGGCGACGCCACCCCGGCGGCCGGGGCCGCCGCCCGCCGGCTGGCCGAGGAGGCCGGGGTGCCGCTGCTCAGCGAGCCCTCCGGCAACGCGCGCTCGGGACCGTCGGCCGTGGCCGGCTACCGGCTGCTGCTGGACGGGCCCCTGGGCCGGGGGATCACCCGGGTGGTGTGCGTCGGGCACCCGACGCTGTCCCGCCCCGTCACCCGGCTGCTGTCCCGCCGCGACGTCGAGCTGGTGGTGCTGAGCGACGGCAGCCGCTGGGTGGACCCGGGCCACCGGGCCTCCTCCGTCGCCCAGGCGGTCAGCATCCCCGCCGGCGACGGGTCCTGGCTGGACCGGTGGCGCACCGCGGACCGTGAGCTGGGTGCCCGGCTGGCCGACCTGCTGGCCGCCGAGCCGTGGCCGAACGGGCCGGCGCTGGCCGCGGCGGTGGCCGGGAGCCTGGGTGCTGCCGACATCTGGCTGCTCGGGTCCTCGCAGTCGGTCCGCGACGCCGACCTGGCGCCGGTGTGGGGGGCGAGCGCCCCGCAGGTGCACGCGAACCGGGGGCTGGCCGGCATCGACGGCACCGTCTCCACCGCGGTCGGGCTGTCGCTCGGGACCGGCCGGGGGGTGACGGCGCTGGTCGGCGACCTGACCTTCCTGCACGACGCCAACGGGCTGCTGATCGGACCCGACGAGCCCCGCGCGGACGTCCGCGTCGTGGTGGCCAACGACCGCGGCGGGGCCATCTTCGCCACCCTCGAGCAGGGACGCCCGGAGCTGGCCGCCCCCTTCGAACGCCTTTTCGGGACGCCGCACCGGGTCGACCTGAGAGCGCTGGCCGCGGCCCACGGGGTGAAGCACCGGCCGGTCCGGGACCAGGACGAGCTCACCGACCTGCTCAGCCGGCGCATCACCGGCCTGGAGGTCGTCGAGGTCGCCCTGGACCGCTCGGGCCGTCGCGACCTGGACGCCCGCATCCGCGCCCTCGCCCCCTGA
- a CDS encoding TM0106 family RecB-like putative nuclease → MTDAAPSGGPRRGVEGLVLGPWAAQSCPVKTQNAHDPRIVGEQPRPVPDEALRELFAGTEEWRTQVSDALAGLEGAVDLRGDDGPPGRRAARTLEALRAGVPVLLGAELPRDLRGHRYGRCDVLVRGADAAPGRPGYAPVQVKGHKVREPRAVPPEATLLRVSGLDAPAWEAGEELPGWSFRNARRESDVLQLAHFWRMLQACGHAADGEPVGGVVGTDDPTAVTWIRLHEPRFRTFSRRAEGGWRLRSGLERYDHEHQFRVSVASRAERLGEPGVEPMVQPIRVSECDRCQWWEHCRPQLDAEDISLRIAKAPLDVREISVLRSLGVSTTRALAGADLEELLPRYLPEVAHRAQAERRLRVTARRAQLISDGVLLERLESGPVDVPAAEVEVDLDIETSAEDRVYLWGFLVGDTVTGSSTFESFVAWDDLDAAGELELAGRALSWLRELAEGPRTTLVFHYSDYETVRIGQLAERAASEGHPAAEVLAWARDEGARQFVDLFATVRDHLFGVHGLGLKVVASTGAGFAWRDVDPGGLNSQRWFAEAVHGSSAEMRETARTRVLEYNEDDVQATAAVRRWLRSMA, encoded by the coding sequence ATGACGGACGCTGCCCCCAGCGGTGGTCCCCGGCGGGGCGTCGAGGGTCTGGTGCTCGGCCCCTGGGCGGCGCAGAGCTGCCCGGTCAAGACCCAGAACGCCCACGACCCCCGGATCGTCGGCGAGCAGCCCCGGCCGGTGCCGGACGAGGCGCTGCGCGAGCTGTTCGCCGGCACGGAGGAGTGGCGCACCCAGGTGAGCGACGCGCTGGCCGGGCTCGAGGGCGCGGTCGACCTGCGCGGGGACGACGGCCCGCCCGGCCGGCGTGCCGCCCGGACGCTGGAGGCGCTGCGGGCCGGGGTGCCGGTGCTGCTCGGGGCCGAGCTCCCCCGCGACCTGCGGGGCCACCGGTACGGACGCTGCGACGTGCTGGTCCGCGGGGCCGACGCCGCACCCGGCCGTCCCGGCTACGCCCCCGTCCAGGTCAAGGGCCACAAGGTCCGCGAACCCCGTGCGGTGCCCCCCGAGGCCACCCTGCTGCGGGTCTCCGGGCTCGACGCGCCGGCGTGGGAGGCCGGGGAGGAGCTGCCCGGCTGGAGCTTCCGCAACGCCCGCCGCGAGAGCGACGTGCTCCAGCTCGCCCACTTCTGGCGGATGCTGCAGGCCTGCGGGCACGCCGCCGACGGGGAGCCGGTGGGCGGTGTGGTGGGCACCGACGACCCGACCGCGGTCACCTGGATCCGTCTCCACGAGCCCCGGTTCCGCACCTTCTCCCGGCGCGCCGAGGGCGGCTGGCGGCTCCGCTCCGGGCTGGAGCGCTACGACCACGAGCACCAGTTCCGGGTGTCGGTGGCCAGCCGGGCCGAGCGGCTGGGCGAGCCCGGGGTGGAGCCGATGGTCCAGCCCATCCGGGTCAGCGAGTGCGACCGCTGCCAGTGGTGGGAGCACTGCCGTCCCCAGCTGGACGCCGAGGACATCAGCCTGCGGATCGCCAAGGCGCCGCTGGACGTCCGCGAGATCAGCGTGCTGCGCTCCCTCGGTGTCTCCACCACCCGGGCCCTGGCCGGCGCCGACCTCGAGGAGCTCCTCCCCCGCTACCTGCCCGAGGTGGCGCACCGGGCGCAGGCGGAGCGACGGCTGCGGGTGACGGCGCGGCGGGCCCAGCTGATCAGCGACGGCGTCCTGCTGGAGCGGCTGGAGTCCGGGCCGGTGGACGTCCCGGCCGCCGAGGTCGAGGTCGACCTGGACATCGAGACCTCGGCCGAGGACCGGGTCTACCTGTGGGGGTTCCTGGTCGGCGACACGGTGACGGGCTCCAGCACGTTCGAGTCCTTCGTGGCCTGGGACGACCTCGACGCCGCCGGTGAGCTGGAGCTCGCGGGGCGCGCGCTGTCGTGGCTGCGGGAGCTGGCCGAGGGGCCGCGGACGACCCTGGTGTTCCACTACAGCGACTACGAGACGGTCCGGATCGGCCAGCTGGCGGAGCGGGCGGCCTCCGAGGGCCACCCGGCCGCCGAGGTGCTGGCCTGGGCCCGCGACGAGGGGGCCCGGCAGTTCGTCGACCTCTTCGCGACCGTCCGCGACCACCTGTTCGGGGTGCACGGGCTGGGGCTGAAGGTGGTGGCCAGCACCGGCGCCGGGTTCGCCTGGCGCGACGTGGACCCGGGCGGTCTCAACTCCCAGCGCTGGTTCGCCGAGGCCGTGCACGGCTCCAGCGCCGAAATGCGCGAGACGGCACGGACCCGGGTGCTGGAGTACAACGAGGACGACGTCCAGGCCACCGCCGCGGTGCGCCGGTGGCTCCGGTCGATGGCCTGA
- a CDS encoding PPOX class F420-dependent oxidoreductase — protein sequence MASAPTPTPLTDELTTLLRSGATCYLSTLMPDGSPQLTQVWVDTDGQDVLVNTVVGHQKARNVARDPRVTVAVSDPARPSRYSEIRGRVSAATTDGAAEHIELLAQRYLGGPYPWFGGRDQQRLLLTITPERINSMG from the coding sequence ATGGCCTCCGCACCCACCCCCACGCCGCTGACCGACGAGCTCACCACCCTGCTGCGTTCGGGGGCGACCTGCTACCTCAGCACCCTGATGCCGGACGGCTCGCCCCAGCTCACCCAGGTCTGGGTGGACACCGACGGCCAGGACGTCCTGGTCAACACCGTCGTGGGGCACCAGAAGGCGAGGAACGTCGCCCGCGACCCCCGCGTCACCGTGGCGGTGTCGGACCCGGCCCGGCCGTCGCGCTACTCCGAGATCCGGGGACGGGTCAGCGCCGCCACCACCGACGGTGCGGCCGAGCACATCGAGCTGCTGGCCCAGCGCTACCTGGGCGGGCCCTACCCGTGGTTCGGGGGCCGGGACCAGCAGCGGCTGCTGCTGACCATCACCCCGGAGCGCATCAACTCGATGGGCTGA
- a CDS encoding DUF427 domain-containing protein: protein MAQRREVPGPGQESVWDYPRPPRVAPSEERVVVRLGDAVVADTTAALRVLETSHPPTYYLPRAAFVADALAPAAGSSVCEFKGRAAYLDVRGGGRTTARAGWIYPTPWAGYEVLADHVALYPGPFEIDVAGERVRAQEGDFYGGWITSRVTGPFKGAPGTRGW, encoded by the coding sequence ATGGCACAGCGACGCGAGGTCCCCGGTCCGGGTCAGGAGTCGGTCTGGGACTACCCCCGACCACCGCGGGTGGCGCCGAGCGAGGAGCGGGTGGTGGTCCGGCTCGGTGACGCCGTCGTGGCCGACACGACCGCGGCTTTGAGGGTGCTGGAGACCAGCCACCCGCCCACCTACTACCTGCCGCGCGCGGCCTTCGTGGCCGACGCGCTGGCGCCGGCGGCCGGGTCGTCGGTGTGCGAGTTCAAGGGGCGGGCGGCCTACCTGGACGTCCGCGGAGGTGGACGCACCACGGCCCGGGCCGGCTGGATCTACCCCACGCCCTGGGCGGGTTACGAGGTCCTCGCCGACCACGTCGCCCTCTACCCCGGCCCCTTCGAGATCGACGTGGCCGGCGAGCGGGTCCGGGCCCAGGAGGGTGACTTCTACGGCGGCTGGATCACCTCCCGCGTCACCGGCCCCTTCAAGGGAGCCCCCGGCACCCGCGGCTGGTGA
- a CDS encoding DUF6297 family protein produces MSTPEEQDRQQHPLDGGADGDGTRDRVDPEPDAVAAVPLETAGTASTGGAAPGPGGGDRPIPAAVTPKGTGRKKKRRSTGTAAAPPAPTGDEALTERPLVLDGRGIPEPTEPVPVTTVRAEDCEPVDERELLRLMKDWRKGRATRKLGEMLSDAYVMVFAILLVGAMTVNVVLQAQTTVSNCSTVACTSARLFLPWATVALGAALALSMARLFGPVLASSAEGSWLMSSPVPRARMLRPRLVTAVLIAFAVGLLLGVLVTLLSGTGAREVIAWTLASGLVTAAMVAWAASQQGLDRGAPTRWGARLFSLVGLAVLGLVVALAAGWTSVDLPGAARLEIAAAVAGAALLLLLVSLVLANRRLDRIQRLRLMSGGSLAKGLSGAFYALDLGLIHDIVVERRATERGHVRAMRGSGTGIGALVVRELQRTLRTPTAVPAVLATVIVPYAVDALGLATVAPVLGGVAVFVTLVPLTGGLRVLTRNGGLARTLPFSTGQIRLATVAVPAAVALVWGLASAAAFVGFGDGATVRPVGEALLVSLVTAAAGLMGAVRWTTAKPVNWSAPMASTPAGAFPPGLITAPIRGFDMVLLITAPVLLGASPVWSLVLLAIVSFVLLGGFNAEEMRATSEQQKRELAKAKAARR; encoded by the coding sequence ATGAGCACGCCTGAGGAGCAGGACCGCCAGCAGCACCCCCTCGACGGGGGCGCTGACGGCGACGGCACCCGCGACCGCGTGGACCCGGAGCCGGACGCGGTCGCCGCGGTGCCGCTGGAGACGGCCGGTACCGCCTCGACGGGCGGCGCCGCGCCAGGGCCGGGCGGCGGCGACCGTCCCATCCCCGCCGCGGTCACCCCCAAGGGCACCGGCCGGAAGAAGAAGCGCAGGAGCACCGGGACCGCCGCGGCGCCACCCGCACCCACCGGGGACGAGGCGCTGACCGAGCGTCCGCTGGTCCTCGACGGGCGGGGGATTCCCGAGCCGACCGAGCCGGTCCCGGTGACCACCGTGCGGGCCGAGGACTGCGAGCCGGTGGACGAGCGCGAGCTGCTGCGGCTGATGAAGGACTGGCGCAAGGGTCGCGCCACCCGGAAGCTCGGCGAGATGCTCTCCGACGCCTACGTGATGGTCTTCGCGATCCTGCTGGTGGGCGCGATGACGGTGAACGTGGTGCTGCAGGCCCAGACGACCGTGTCCAACTGCAGCACCGTGGCCTGCACCTCCGCCCGGCTGTTCCTGCCCTGGGCCACGGTGGCGCTGGGGGCGGCGCTGGCGCTGTCCATGGCGCGGCTGTTCGGACCGGTGCTGGCATCCTCCGCGGAGGGGTCGTGGCTGATGTCGAGCCCCGTGCCGCGGGCGCGGATGCTCCGTCCCCGGTTGGTGACCGCGGTGCTGATCGCCTTCGCCGTGGGGCTGCTGCTCGGGGTGCTGGTCACCCTGCTGTCCGGCACCGGCGCGCGGGAGGTGATCGCCTGGACGCTCGCCTCGGGTCTGGTGACGGCGGCGATGGTGGCCTGGGCGGCGTCCCAGCAGGGGCTGGACCGGGGCGCACCGACCCGCTGGGGGGCCCGGCTGTTCTCGCTGGTCGGGCTGGCGGTGCTGGGGCTCGTGGTGGCGCTGGCCGCCGGGTGGACCAGCGTCGACCTCCCCGGGGCGGCCCGGCTGGAGATCGCCGCCGCCGTCGCGGGGGCCGCGCTGCTGCTGCTCCTGGTCTCGCTGGTGCTGGCCAACCGGCGCCTGGACCGCATCCAGCGGCTGCGGCTGATGAGCGGCGGGTCCCTGGCCAAGGGGTTGTCCGGCGCGTTCTACGCCCTCGACCTGGGGCTGATCCACGACATCGTGGTGGAGCGGCGGGCCACCGAGCGCGGCCACGTCCGCGCGATGCGGGGCAGCGGTACCGGGATCGGGGCCCTCGTCGTCCGCGAGCTCCAGCGGACCCTGCGCACCCCGACCGCGGTCCCCGCGGTGCTGGCCACGGTGATCGTCCCCTACGCCGTCGACGCGCTGGGTCTGGCCACGGTGGCGCCGGTGCTCGGTGGGGTGGCGGTGTTCGTCACCCTGGTGCCGCTGACCGGTGGGCTCCGGGTGCTGACGCGCAACGGCGGGCTGGCCCGGACCCTGCCCTTCAGCACCGGCCAGATCCGGCTGGCCACGGTCGCCGTCCCCGCCGCCGTGGCCCTGGTGTGGGGCCTGGCCTCGGCCGCGGCCTTCGTCGGGTTCGGCGACGGGGCCACGGTCCGCCCGGTCGGTGAGGCCCTGCTGGTCTCGCTGGTCACCGCGGCCGCCGGTCTGATGGGCGCCGTCCGCTGGACCACGGCCAAGCCGGTCAACTGGAGCGCCCCGATGGCCTCCACCCCCGCCGGCGCCTTCCCGCCCGGGCTGATCACCGCACCGATCCGCGGGTTCGACATGGTGCTGCTGATCACCGCCCCGGTCCTGCTCGGGGCCTCCCCGGTGTGGTCGCTGGTGCTGCTGGCCATCGTCTCCTTCGTGCTGCTCGGCGGCTTCAACGCCGAGGAGATGCGCGCCACCTCCGAGCAGCAGAAGCGCGAGCTGGCCAAGGCCAAGGCCGCCCGCCGCTGA
- a CDS encoding type IV toxin-antitoxin system AbiEi family antitoxin domain-containing protein produces the protein MHRRVEPSPPLLQLAALQDGVLSLEQALGHGLGRNSVQRLVGEGRWHRLAPGVLMTTAPPAGFATLCWAGVLLSGDGARIGGAAAAHLHGLLDQPPEQVDVWSQQQVRIARTVWRFRRDQPGTHGRRATAAPPRLSIEDTVIDHANGLSRDDVPAVVLAAVQTRRTTPERLRREVQRRPRLRHRRLLLDLLSEAAEGVHSPLERVYLHEVERAHGLPRGRRQLRGAGGRHRDVGYPEHGLVVELDGRFHEGAGRWRDMERDNVATLSGERTLRYGWFDLTTRPCAAARQVGHMLQLGGWTGLVTPCRRCRRVPLCTSAA, from the coding sequence GTGCACCGTCGAGTCGAGCCGTCACCGCCCCTGCTCCAGCTGGCCGCGCTGCAGGACGGCGTCCTCAGCCTCGAGCAGGCGCTCGGTCACGGCCTGGGACGCAACAGCGTGCAGCGGTTGGTCGGCGAGGGACGGTGGCACCGCCTCGCGCCGGGGGTGCTGATGACCACCGCACCGCCCGCCGGCTTCGCCACCCTCTGCTGGGCGGGGGTGCTGCTGAGCGGGGACGGTGCCCGCATCGGGGGTGCCGCAGCTGCTCACCTGCACGGGCTGCTGGACCAGCCCCCGGAGCAGGTCGACGTGTGGAGCCAGCAGCAGGTGCGGATCGCGCGGACGGTCTGGCGCTTCCGCCGCGATCAGCCCGGCACCCACGGCCGTCGGGCCACCGCTGCACCGCCGCGCCTGTCCATCGAGGACACCGTCATCGACCACGCGAACGGGCTGAGCCGTGACGACGTCCCGGCCGTGGTGCTCGCTGCGGTGCAGACCCGCCGGACCACCCCGGAGCGGTTGCGGCGGGAGGTGCAGCGCCGACCCAGGCTGCGTCACCGGCGCCTGCTGCTCGACCTCCTCTCCGAAGCGGCTGAGGGCGTGCACTCCCCGCTGGAACGGGTCTACCTCCACGAGGTGGAACGGGCGCACGGCCTGCCACGGGGGCGGCGGCAGCTCCGTGGCGCAGGTGGTCGGCACCGCGATGTGGGGTACCCGGAGCACGGCCTCGTGGTGGAGCTGGACGGGCGGTTCCACGAGGGCGCCGGGCGCTGGCGCGACATGGAGCGGGACAACGTCGCCACGCTCAGCGGCGAGCGCACCCTGCGCTACGGCTGGTTCGACCTGACGACCCGGCCCTGCGCGGCTGCACGGCAGGTGGGGCACATGCTTCAGCTGGGCGGTTGGACGGGCCTGGTGACACCGTGCCGACGCTGTCGGCGTGTGCCCTTGTGCACTTCCGCTGCCTAG
- a CDS encoding demethylmenaquinone methyltransferase, which yields MSKSSTRATLAKRRADVSAMFDHVAERYDTTNDILSLGQDRRWRRLVVQSVDPRPGQVVLDLAAGTGTSSRPFADAGALVVPTDLSLGMLGVGKSRQPDLPFVAGDALSLPFADGVFDAVTISFGLRNVEDTLGALAELRRVTRPGGRLVACEFSAPTSPLLRGAYRNYLLAALPRVARAVSSNPTAYEYLAESILAWPPQRQLAAMMSASGWSEVGWRNLSGGIVALHRATAGAVARRAAA from the coding sequence GTGTCGAAATCGTCCACCCGAGCCACGCTCGCCAAGCGGCGTGCCGACGTCTCCGCGATGTTCGACCACGTCGCCGAGCGCTACGACACCACCAACGACATCCTCTCCCTCGGGCAGGACCGCCGCTGGCGCCGTCTGGTGGTCCAGAGCGTCGACCCGCGGCCCGGTCAGGTGGTCCTCGACCTCGCTGCCGGCACCGGCACGTCCAGCCGTCCCTTCGCCGACGCCGGCGCGCTGGTGGTGCCCACCGACCTCTCCCTGGGCATGCTCGGGGTCGGCAAGAGCCGCCAGCCCGACCTGCCGTTCGTGGCCGGGGACGCCCTCTCGCTGCCCTTCGCCGACGGGGTCTTCGACGCGGTGACGATCTCCTTCGGGCTGCGCAACGTCGAGGACACCCTCGGCGCGCTGGCCGAGCTGCGGCGGGTGACGCGTCCCGGCGGCCGGCTGGTGGCCTGCGAGTTCAGCGCCCCGACGTCCCCGCTGCTGCGCGGCGCGTACCGCAACTACCTGCTCGCCGCGCTCCCCCGGGTGGCCCGGGCGGTCTCCTCCAACCCGACGGCCTACGAGTACCTGGCCGAGTCGATCCTGGCCTGGCCGCCGCAGCGGCAGCTGGCCGCGATGATGAGCGCCTCCGGGTGGTCCGAGGTCGGCTGGCGCAACCTGTCCGGCGGCATCGTCGCGCTGCACCGGGCCACCGCGGGCGCCGTCGCCCGACGCGCGGCGGCATGA
- a CDS encoding DUF4383 domain-containing protein yields the protein MSTAASSPRPADHTDRTGRTAVQKAAMAVGVVFLLVGVLGFVPGITTNYDTMSFASHHSEALLLGLFQVSVLHNIVHLLFGVAGLVLARSVGAARSYLVFGGIIYFVLFIYGLVVPHDSAANFVPVNNADNVLHLVLAIGMVALGLVLSRRRTADATV from the coding sequence ATGTCCACCGCTGCATCCTCGCCCCGACCCGCCGACCACACCGACCGCACCGGCCGCACGGCCGTCCAGAAGGCCGCCATGGCCGTCGGCGTGGTGTTCCTCCTGGTCGGCGTCCTGGGCTTCGTCCCGGGCATCACCACGAACTACGACACCATGTCCTTCGCCTCGCACCACTCCGAGGCGCTGCTGCTCGGTCTGTTCCAGGTGTCGGTGCTGCACAACATCGTCCACCTGCTGTTCGGTGTCGCCGGTCTGGTGCTGGCCCGCTCGGTCGGCGCCGCACGCAGCTACCTGGTCTTCGGCGGGATCATCTACTTCGTCCTGTTCATCTACGGGCTCGTCGTGCCGCACGACTCCGCGGCCAACTTCGTCCCGGTGAACAACGCCGACAACGTCCTGCACCTGGTGCTGGCCATCGGCATGGTGGCCCTGGGTCTGGTCCTGAGCCGCCGGCGCACCGCGGACGCCACCGTCTGA
- a CDS encoding P-loop NTPase family protein: MTAPSLTRSPLTSERLHHAKHAYTTRHVDTLRSRGLLLEATPAAGDLVLAQVDRIGQHKRLEDRHGRRATLFPGDEVVVCYGARYAPDQFHAVVPEDLSACHLVAAGGLAGQVQAAHSAMAPPTSLLPLGILLDGAGERINLSQSAAPAGAVAGLPPTIAVVGSSMNSGKTTSAAHLIGGLRRAGLRVGAAKVTGTGAGGDVWLMQDAGAAVVLDFTSAGVPSTYRMGPDEVLRVFRTLLYQLSTAGCDVLVIEVADGIYHAETSALVSSPDFATAVDAVLYAAGDAAGAVTGATWLAGRQLPVLGVTGLLSASPLAAEEARGLVDHPVLSLADLGDPVQALALQQQVAGGREGSFPCPSR, translated from the coding sequence ATGACTGCTCCTTCTCTCACCCGCTCCCCGCTGACCAGCGAGCGGTTGCACCACGCCAAGCACGCCTACACCACCCGTCACGTCGACACCCTGCGGTCCCGCGGGCTGCTGCTGGAGGCCACCCCGGCCGCGGGGGACCTGGTCCTGGCCCAGGTCGACCGGATCGGCCAGCACAAGCGGCTGGAGGACCGTCACGGCCGCCGGGCCACGCTCTTCCCCGGGGACGAGGTGGTGGTCTGCTACGGCGCCCGCTACGCCCCCGACCAGTTCCACGCCGTCGTGCCCGAGGACCTCTCGGCCTGCCACCTGGTGGCCGCCGGCGGGCTGGCCGGGCAGGTCCAGGCCGCCCACTCCGCGATGGCCCCGCCCACCTCGCTGCTGCCCCTGGGGATCCTGCTGGACGGGGCCGGGGAGCGGATCAACCTGTCGCAGAGCGCCGCGCCGGCCGGGGCGGTGGCCGGCCTGCCGCCCACCATCGCGGTGGTCGGGTCGTCGATGAACTCCGGCAAGACGACCAGCGCCGCCCACCTGATCGGCGGGCTCCGCCGCGCGGGGCTGCGGGTCGGGGCGGCCAAGGTCACCGGCACCGGGGCCGGCGGGGACGTCTGGCTGATGCAGGACGCCGGGGCGGCGGTGGTGCTGGACTTCACCTCCGCGGGGGTGCCCTCGACCTACCGGATGGGTCCCGACGAGGTGCTGCGCGTCTTCCGCACCCTGCTGTACCAGCTGTCCACCGCCGGCTGCGACGTGCTGGTGATCGAGGTGGCCGACGGCATCTACCACGCCGAGACCTCCGCGCTGGTCTCCAGCCCCGACTTCGCCACCGCCGTCGACGCCGTCCTCTACGCCGCCGGGGACGCCGCGGGTGCGGTCACCGGAGCCACCTGGCTGGCCGGGCGCCAGCTCCCCGTGCTCGGCGTCACCGGTCTGCTGTCGGCCTCACCGCTGGCCGCGGAGGAGGCGCGGGGTCTGGTCGACCACCCGGTGCTCTCCCTGGCCGACCTGGGCGACCCCGTGCAGGCGCTGGCCCTGCAGCAGCAGGTCGCCGGCGGGCGCGAGGGGTCGTTCCCGTGCCCCAGCCGGTGA
- a CDS encoding ABC transporter ATP-binding protein produces the protein MAKKSTVLKVSGLRRAYGPVTIVDDFSLEVRAGEAVALTGRNGSGKSTVLRCLVGADKADEGTIEVCGFPVIETSPRTRRDVATVIDDLDFFPDLSVVEHLDLLARAHGVPDADALVDDVLEQVQLVPQSGQLPGTLSSGQRRRLGLATAFVRPRQLLVLDEPEARLDVEGVIWLANRLRAERQQGLAIVFASHEPSLVETVATRVVELGAPRG, from the coding sequence ATGGCCAAGAAGAGCACCGTGCTGAAGGTGTCCGGACTCCGGCGCGCCTACGGACCGGTCACCATCGTCGACGACTTCAGCCTGGAGGTGCGCGCCGGTGAGGCGGTGGCGCTCACCGGGCGCAACGGCTCGGGCAAGTCCACCGTGCTGCGCTGCCTGGTCGGGGCGGACAAGGCCGACGAGGGCACGATCGAGGTGTGCGGCTTCCCCGTGATCGAGACCTCGCCCCGGACCCGCCGCGACGTGGCCACCGTGATCGACGACCTCGACTTCTTCCCCGACCTGTCGGTGGTCGAGCACCTGGACCTGCTGGCCCGGGCCCACGGGGTCCCCGACGCCGACGCCCTGGTCGACGACGTGCTGGAGCAGGTGCAGCTGGTGCCGCAGTCCGGGCAGCTCCCCGGGACGCTCTCCTCCGGGCAGCGCCGCCGGCTCGGTCTGGCCACCGCCTTCGTCCGGCCGCGCCAGCTGCTGGTGCTGGACGAGCCCGAGGCGCGGCTCGACGTCGAGGGCGTCATCTGGTTGGCCAACCGGCTCCGCGCCGAGCGCCAGCAGGGCCTGGCGATCGTCTTCGCCAGCCACGAGCCGAGCCTGGTGGAGACCGTCGCCACCCGGGTCGTCGAGCTGGGGGCACCGCGCGGATGA